One genomic region from Muriicola soli encodes:
- a CDS encoding histone deacetylase family protein has product MLKIAFHPIYRHPLPEGHRFPMIKYDLLPQQLLYEGTCTAENFFEPEIPNDKFILAVHEADYFYDLLNMKISQKAARKIGFPLSEVLVERERIIADGTIKGCDYALEYGISMNIAGGTHHAYTDRGEAFCLLNDQAIGARYLQQAGKAKKILIVDLDVHQGNGTAQIFQQDPTVFTFSMHGSGNYPFKKETSDLDIPLKKGTTDMEYLAILKNVFPKLLEKERPDFVFYLCGVDVLATDKLGTLGLSTAGCKERDAFVLQKCRDLGIPVQCSMGGGYSRDIKVIVEAHANTFRLVQELYF; this is encoded by the coding sequence GTGTTAAAAATTGCATTTCATCCTATATACAGACATCCACTTCCGGAAGGTCACAGATTTCCCATGATCAAATACGATTTGCTGCCACAGCAATTGTTATATGAAGGGACTTGTACCGCTGAGAATTTCTTTGAACCGGAAATCCCCAATGACAAATTTATTCTGGCAGTACATGAGGCCGATTATTTCTACGATCTCCTGAACATGAAAATCTCGCAAAAAGCCGCGAGAAAGATCGGTTTTCCTTTGAGTGAGGTATTGGTAGAACGGGAAAGGATCATTGCAGACGGGACTATAAAAGGATGTGATTACGCCCTTGAATATGGGATCTCAATGAATATCGCCGGGGGCACTCATCACGCATATACCGATCGGGGAGAGGCTTTTTGCCTGCTGAACGACCAGGCAATTGGCGCGCGATACCTGCAACAGGCGGGGAAAGCTAAGAAAATTTTGATTGTAGATCTGGATGTGCACCAGGGCAATGGAACAGCCCAGATCTTTCAGCAAGATCCAACGGTTTTCACCTTTTCTATGCACGGCAGTGGAAACTACCCTTTTAAAAAAGAAACATCAGATCTGGATATTCCCTTGAAAAAAGGAACTACAGATATGGAATACCTCGCTATCCTCAAAAATGTATTTCCCAAACTCCTCGAGAAAGAACGCCCCGATTTTGTTTTTTACCTCTGTGGGGTAGATGTCCTGGCAACTGATAAACTGGGAACTCTTGGTCTAAGTACCGCGGGGTGTAAAGAGCGGGATGCCTTTGTTCTGCAAAAATGCAGAGATCTGGGCATTCCTGTTCAATGCAGTATGGGCGGAGGATATTCACGTGATATAAAGGTAATAGTAGAAGCACATGCCAATACTTTTCGACTGGTTCAGGAATTATACTTTTAA
- the metG gene encoding methionine--tRNA ligase — protein sequence MALAPKKFSRHTITAALPYTNGPIHIGHLAGVYVPADIYARFLRLTGRDVAFVCGSDEHGFAIPMKAKKEGVSPKDIIDKYHGIIEKSFQDFGITFDNYSRTSAEIHHQTASEFFLRLYEQGDFIEETTAQLYDEQAKQFLADRFVTGTCPKCSYEEAYGDQCENCGSSLNATDLINPKSTLSGAVPTLRETKHWFLPLERYEEFLKSWILDDHKNDWKPNVYGQCKSWIDDGLKPRAVTRDLDWGIPVPVKGGEGKVLYVWFDAPIGYISSTKEWAGREGKDWKPYWQAKDTKLVHFIGKDNIVFHCIIFPSMLKAHGDYILPENVPANEFLNLEGQKLSTSKNWAVWLHEYLLDFPDAQDVLRYTLTANAPETKDNDFTWADFQARNNNELVAIFGNFVNRVVVLTQKYYKGTVPAAGTLNPEDLEALKALREFPDKIADSIERYRFREAGQELMNLARLGNKYLADQEPWKVIKEDEERVATIMNTALQIATGLAVLSEPFLPFTSGKLKVMLHLENLSSHLEWNTISTADKLLPEAHQLGKPELLFRKIEDDEIKAQLDKLEATKKANTTENKDVMPQKDTITYEDFSKMDMRVGTVLEAEKMPKTKKLMVLKVDTGLDTRTIVSGIAEHFTAKEVVGKKVTVLVNLAPRPLRGVDSEGMILMTENENGDLIFLNPDDSGVINGATIS from the coding sequence ATGGCATTGGCACCTAAGAAATTCTCCCGGCACACCATTACCGCAGCATTACCTTACACAAATGGCCCCATTCACATCGGGCATTTGGCCGGGGTTTATGTTCCCGCAGATATTTATGCGCGATTTTTACGCCTGACAGGCAGAGATGTAGCCTTTGTTTGCGGCAGCGATGAGCACGGCTTTGCCATTCCCATGAAAGCAAAGAAAGAAGGGGTGTCGCCAAAAGACATCATCGACAAATATCACGGGATTATAGAGAAATCCTTTCAGGATTTTGGAATCACCTTCGACAACTATTCCAGGACCTCAGCTGAGATTCATCATCAGACAGCCAGTGAATTTTTTCTGAGGCTGTATGAACAAGGCGATTTTATTGAAGAAACCACAGCACAACTCTACGATGAACAGGCGAAGCAGTTTTTAGCAGACCGTTTTGTAACCGGGACATGCCCAAAATGCAGCTATGAAGAGGCTTACGGAGACCAATGTGAAAACTGTGGCTCCTCCCTTAACGCAACGGACCTCATCAATCCTAAATCTACCCTTTCAGGAGCAGTTCCGACCCTCAGGGAAACCAAACACTGGTTTCTCCCTTTAGAACGTTATGAAGAATTTCTGAAGAGCTGGATCCTGGACGACCATAAAAACGATTGGAAACCCAATGTATATGGCCAATGCAAATCATGGATCGATGACGGTCTCAAACCCAGGGCGGTAACACGCGATCTGGACTGGGGTATTCCTGTTCCGGTAAAAGGAGGAGAAGGGAAGGTTCTATACGTATGGTTCGATGCTCCCATAGGCTATATTTCCTCTACCAAAGAATGGGCCGGGCGAGAGGGAAAAGACTGGAAACCTTACTGGCAAGCAAAAGACACAAAATTGGTTCATTTCATCGGGAAAGATAATATCGTTTTTCACTGTATCATCTTCCCCAGCATGCTAAAGGCCCATGGTGACTATATTCTTCCTGAAAATGTACCAGCCAACGAATTTTTAAATCTGGAAGGCCAGAAATTATCCACGTCAAAAAATTGGGCCGTATGGCTACATGAATATCTGCTTGATTTTCCAGATGCGCAGGACGTGCTTCGTTACACGCTTACGGCAAATGCCCCTGAGACCAAAGACAACGATTTCACCTGGGCCGATTTTCAGGCACGGAACAACAATGAGCTTGTAGCCATCTTCGGCAATTTCGTAAACAGGGTTGTTGTCCTTACGCAGAAATACTACAAGGGTACAGTCCCTGCGGCAGGAACCTTAAACCCGGAAGACCTTGAGGCACTCAAAGCTCTACGTGAATTTCCGGATAAGATTGCCGATTCTATTGAGCGGTATCGCTTTAGAGAGGCAGGCCAGGAACTGATGAACCTCGCCCGTCTGGGCAACAAATATCTTGCTGATCAGGAACCCTGGAAGGTGATTAAAGAAGACGAAGAACGAGTTGCAACAATTATGAACACTGCCCTACAGATTGCAACGGGGCTGGCTGTGTTGAGCGAACCCTTTCTGCCCTTTACTTCAGGAAAATTAAAGGTCATGCTTCACCTTGAGAACCTTTCTTCGCATTTGGAATGGAATACTATTTCAACAGCAGATAAGCTCTTGCCGGAGGCCCATCAGTTAGGAAAACCTGAGTTATTATTCCGAAAAATTGAGGATGATGAGATCAAAGCACAGCTCGATAAATTAGAAGCCACTAAAAAAGCAAACACTACAGAAAACAAGGACGTTATGCCACAAAAAGATACGATTACCTACGAAGACTTTTCCAAAATGGACATGAGGGTAGGCACTGTACTGGAGGCTGAGAAAATGCCCAAAACAAAAAAGCTTATGGTGCTCAAAGTAGACACCGGTCTAGATACAAGGACCATTGTGTCTGGAATTGCCGAACATTTTACGGCCAAAGAGGTAGTCGGGAAAAAGGTAACCGTTTTGGTAAACCTGGCGCCCAGACCCTTGCGCGGTGTGGATAGCGAGGGAATGATTCTGATGACAGAAAATGAAAATGGCGATTTAATTTTCTTAAATCCCGATGATTCCGGAGTGATAAACGGAGCGACGATTTCCTAG
- a CDS encoding DUF1501 domain-containing protein, which produces MCNNHIPLNINKDNGHDEEHKFWSRRSFLQAIGIAGSGSMMLGSNMLSASAPSPLTAAIANADSDNILILIRLSGGNDGLSTVIPIEQYDLYANARPNIYIPESKVLKLTDEFGVPSYMNALESMWGEGQFKAVHGVGYENQSLSHFTGSDIYANTDLTTTGFSGLDTGWMGRYFENIYPDYLVNPPASPAAIQIGNFGSLVFQGEETNYAFVTSNINQLEEIAESGVQYSLDPTLFNDCMYGDQLKFLRGVANTTYEYSGLIHEAYERGQNQVQYQDNGFARQLALLARLIKGNLGTKVYMISMGGFDTHGNQPLAHERLMSNLSIAINNFYEDIAFTQQDDKVLSMTFSEFGRRIFENGSNGTDHGKAAPTLFFGSGLNGSAFVGDHPSLENPNGRGNLEYTMDFRDLYATVLAEWMCVPIPLVEQHLLDHPYAPVNLGFNCSGVQFPDIAYSDEPFTPPTPMDPNSEDPSEELLNAIVHKPFYPTQEAPHIYLEMPFSAHVDIQLYNILGQNVGTVYNEMMFEGSVEINIRERMPEYLSTGKYIYRIQVQDKKMSKSVMVA; this is translated from the coding sequence ATGTGCAATAATCATATCCCCCTTAATATCAATAAAGACAACGGGCACGACGAGGAACACAAGTTCTGGAGCAGGCGTTCCTTCCTGCAGGCAATTGGTATCGCCGGATCAGGTTCCATGATGCTGGGCAGCAATATGCTTTCCGCTTCAGCACCATCGCCCCTTACTGCGGCTATTGCGAATGCAGATTCAGATAATATCCTTATTCTGATCAGGCTATCAGGAGGAAACGACGGTTTGAGTACCGTTATTCCTATTGAGCAATATGACCTTTATGCCAATGCCCGACCTAATATCTACATTCCTGAAAGTAAGGTGCTAAAACTTACGGATGAATTTGGAGTCCCTTCTTATATGAACGCCCTTGAATCTATGTGGGGTGAAGGACAATTCAAGGCCGTCCACGGAGTAGGGTATGAGAACCAGAGTCTTTCTCATTTTACCGGATCGGATATCTACGCCAATACAGATCTTACCACTACAGGTTTTTCAGGACTGGATACAGGATGGATGGGCAGGTATTTTGAAAATATTTACCCCGACTACCTTGTAAATCCGCCCGCCTCCCCGGCAGCTATACAGATCGGAAACTTTGGTAGCTTGGTTTTCCAGGGAGAAGAAACAAATTACGCCTTTGTTACATCTAACATAAATCAATTAGAGGAAATCGCAGAATCAGGAGTTCAATACAGCCTTGATCCTACTCTTTTTAATGATTGTATGTACGGTGATCAGCTTAAATTCCTCAGGGGAGTAGCCAATACGACCTATGAATATTCTGGACTGATCCATGAAGCGTATGAGCGTGGACAAAATCAGGTACAATATCAGGATAATGGCTTTGCGCGACAATTGGCGCTATTGGCCCGCTTGATAAAAGGTAATTTAGGCACCAAGGTCTATATGATCTCTATGGGTGGTTTCGACACCCACGGAAATCAGCCCCTGGCCCACGAGCGCCTGATGTCTAACCTTTCTATCGCGATCAACAATTTCTACGAGGATATCGCCTTTACGCAACAGGACGACAAAGTATTGAGCATGACCTTCTCTGAATTTGGAAGAAGGATCTTCGAAAACGGTTCTAACGGAACCGACCACGGTAAGGCAGCCCCTACCCTCTTCTTTGGATCAGGATTAAATGGAAGTGCTTTTGTGGGAGATCACCCTTCCCTTGAAAATCCCAATGGGAGAGGAAACTTAGAATATACGATGGACTTCAGGGACCTCTATGCCACGGTTCTTGCCGAATGGATGTGCGTGCCTATTCCTTTAGTGGAACAACACCTGTTGGATCATCCCTACGCTCCGGTGAATTTAGGATTTAATTGCAGCGGGGTTCAGTTTCCGGACATTGCCTATAGCGATGAACCATTTACACCCCCTACACCAATGGATCCGAATTCGGAAGACCCGAGTGAAGAACTTTTAAATGCCATTGTACACAAACCCTTTTACCCCACTCAGGAGGCGCCGCATATCTATCTCGAGATGCCATTTAGTGCTCATGTGGACATACAGCTCTATAATATCCTTGGACAAAATGTGGGTACGGTTTACAATGAAATGATGTTTGAAGGATCGGTGGAAATCAATATCAGGGAAAGAATGCCTGAGTACCTCTCTACCGGAAAGTATATTTACCGTATTCAGGTACAAGACAAGAAAATGTCTAAATCCGTTATGGTAGCGTAA
- a CDS encoding DUF1800 domain-containing protein — protein MEYFVNCNTSTLAPYTTPLDKVRAAHLYRRLGFSASVQTIDQAVGQNAGTLVDTLINEAVTMPPLAAPAWSDWNNSNYPADDDLARQVRRAQTEEWAVAYTNGMLNNNLRDRLSFFWSNHFVTELDVYDCNSFLYYYTDCLQRNAIGNFKTFVSEIGLTSAMLYYLDGAYNNGNNPNENYARELYELFTLGEGNGYTEQDIIETAKALTGYVERGEIGCTQVTFDPTRFDAGPKTILGQTGNWNYDDVIDILFQERPNEIANFICQKLYEYFVHPDSDDDAGNAQSIINGLAATMVSNNFEIAPVLSQLFKSEHFFDDEAIGVIIKSPFDIYLNLIKESNFAYNDNTVLNVIDTTRMLGQELFDPVDVAGWQRDRSWINTNFIIGRWLTVEVFLEIFYQSNQEQFRTLAMDAVGPADSNTSNPETVVRALVNKFTPLGLLTDQDFENAMDVFKIEDVPEEYYGSDYVPGGLGLWMLSVSPEVPQQVFLLLMHLSRQPEFQLK, from the coding sequence ATGGAATACTTCGTTAATTGTAACACCTCTACATTAGCGCCTTACACAACACCCCTGGATAAAGTCAGGGCTGCGCATTTGTACAGGAGACTAGGGTTTAGTGCCTCAGTCCAGACCATAGACCAAGCTGTAGGACAAAATGCAGGAACCCTTGTTGATACATTAATTAATGAGGCAGTTACCATGCCACCCCTTGCAGCACCAGCATGGTCTGATTGGAATAATAGCAACTATCCTGCGGACGACGATCTCGCAAGGCAGGTTAGAAGGGCGCAGACAGAGGAGTGGGCAGTAGCCTACACCAATGGAATGTTGAACAACAATCTCCGTGACCGTCTGAGTTTCTTCTGGAGCAACCACTTTGTAACCGAGCTGGATGTTTACGACTGTAATAGCTTTTTGTACTATTACACTGACTGTTTGCAGCGTAACGCTATTGGTAACTTCAAAACTTTTGTGAGTGAGATAGGTTTAACCAGTGCTATGCTCTATTATTTAGATGGAGCCTATAACAATGGGAATAACCCCAATGAGAACTACGCCCGTGAACTTTATGAGCTTTTTACCCTGGGTGAAGGGAACGGATATACAGAGCAAGACATTATAGAAACCGCCAAAGCGCTTACCGGATATGTGGAGCGTGGCGAAATAGGATGTACACAGGTAACCTTTGATCCTACCAGATTCGATGCCGGACCAAAAACTATTTTGGGACAAACCGGAAATTGGAACTATGACGACGTAATTGATATCCTTTTTCAGGAGCGTCCCAATGAAATTGCCAATTTTATCTGCCAAAAACTATACGAGTATTTTGTTCACCCTGATTCTGATGACGATGCAGGAAATGCACAGAGCATCATCAATGGGTTAGCTGCTACAATGGTCTCTAACAATTTCGAAATTGCCCCGGTTTTATCTCAGCTCTTTAAAAGTGAGCACTTTTTTGACGATGAGGCCATTGGCGTAATTATCAAGAGTCCGTTCGATATCTATTTAAATCTGATCAAGGAAAGTAACTTCGCATATAATGACAATACTGTACTCAATGTTATAGATACAACCAGAATGCTGGGACAGGAATTATTTGATCCTGTTGATGTTGCCGGATGGCAACGAGACCGTAGCTGGATAAATACCAATTTTATTATTGGAAGATGGTTAACTGTGGAGGTCTTCCTAGAGATTTTCTACCAGTCGAACCAGGAACAGTTCAGAACCCTGGCTATGGATGCTGTTGGACCTGCTGATAGCAATACCAGCAATCCTGAAACGGTGGTTAGAGCCCTGGTGAACAAGTTTACCCCCCTTGGGTTGCTTACAGACCAGGATTTTGAGAATGCCATGGATGTATTTAAGATAGAAGATGTGCCGGAAGAATACTACGGCTCAGACTACGTACCCGGAGGACTGGGCCTATGGATGTTATCCGTTAGTCCTGAAGTCCCTCAACAGGTCTTTTTACTCCTGATGCATTTATCAAGACAACCCGAGTTTCAACTTAAATAA
- a CDS encoding YraN family protein — translation MNSFFDEMRYFVNFQEAMKVQQELGKIGEDMAVEWLRNKGYSIMERNFRFGKAEIDILAEKEGILAVVEVKMRRRGYLGVLADAVSLKQRNRIIRAADHYVLANDLDVEVRFDVILLLHENQKFNLEHLKAAFSHYHQ, via the coding sequence ATGAACTCATTTTTCGATGAAATGCGCTATTTTGTTAATTTTCAGGAGGCTATGAAGGTGCAGCAGGAATTGGGCAAGATAGGAGAGGATATGGCGGTGGAGTGGCTGAGAAATAAGGGATATAGTATAATGGAAAGAAATTTTCGGTTTGGCAAGGCCGAAATTGACATCCTCGCAGAGAAAGAGGGGATTTTGGCTGTAGTGGAAGTTAAGATGAGGCGAAGGGGATACCTTGGAGTACTGGCCGATGCCGTCAGTCTCAAGCAAAGAAATAGAATTATAAGAGCAGCAGATCACTATGTATTGGCAAATGACCTTGATGTTGAAGTACGGTTTGATGTAATTCTGCTTCTTCACGAGAATCAGAAATTCAATCTGGAACACCTCAAAGCAGCCTTTTCCCATTACCATCAATAG
- a CDS encoding aspartate kinase: protein MKTISSVVEHYIRKKPFLQSALAQGIINLTSLSRLIKPEIEEELGKDVRNGAIVMALKRLSDDLEFRATHRIIKVLKNIGEITVRSSLTDFTFLVSDSILNNQTQLLQEVSKNKEVFYTSSRGVNELNIVVSNSLDSLVESLFKAEKCTQKASNLSSITVKLPAENVSVPGIYYFIFQRLAWEGIVLFEVISTTNEFTVIVNDEQVDMAFKTIKDLKNL from the coding sequence ATGAAGACTATTTCTTCAGTGGTAGAACATTACATCAGGAAAAAGCCCTTTTTACAAAGTGCTTTGGCCCAGGGAATTATTAATCTCACTTCCCTTTCGCGCCTAATTAAACCGGAAATTGAAGAAGAACTCGGAAAAGATGTTCGCAATGGTGCGATCGTAATGGCCTTAAAACGCCTCTCTGATGATCTCGAATTCAGGGCCACTCACAGGATCATCAAAGTTTTAAAGAATATCGGAGAAATCACTGTAAGGTCTTCCCTTACCGATTTTACCTTTCTGGTTTCAGACAGCATACTTAACAACCAGACACAATTGCTTCAGGAGGTCAGTAAGAATAAAGAGGTATTTTACACATCTTCCCGTGGCGTAAATGAGTTGAATATCGTAGTGAGCAATAGTCTGGATTCCCTAGTGGAATCACTTTTCAAGGCTGAAAAGTGTACCCAGAAAGCCTCCAATTTATCATCGATAACCGTAAAGTTGCCCGCGGAAAACGTCTCCGTTCCGGGGATCTATTACTTTATCTTTCAGCGCCTCGCCTGGGAGGGGATCGTCTTGTTTGAGGTGATCTCCACAACAAATGAGTTCACAGTAATAGTCAATGATGAGCAGGTAGATATGGCCTTCAAGACGATAAAGGACTTGAAAAACTTATAA
- the mfd gene encoding transcription-repair coupling factor gives MTKSTIPLLYEESPKLRKLREAIVQSQNKTILKGLVGSARSLVVAEAFRLSEQPFLWILRDKEEAAYCLNDLEQFFGDQKVFFYPGSYRRPYQIEETDNANVLLRAEVLNRINSRKKPAIIVTYPDALFEKVVTRKELARNTQKIKVGDTLSLDFLNEVLFEYRFHRVDFVTEPGEFAVRGGIVDVFSFSHDQPYRIEFFGDEIDSIRTFDVETQLSTEKVKKITIIPNVENKFLKESRESFLKYIDANTAIFVSDQEVLQERISEFFKKAKLAFAELSEEIQHSHPEELFTSPETIKTELQQFPLITFESDQQSEGPGDIVFHTKPQPVFNKKFDLLLANLNENEDKGFSNYIFCSSEQQARRFHDIFDQIGKSVHYQTLVAPLHEGFIDEDAKLACYTDHQIFERYHKFQIKNGYAKKQAITLKELNKLTVGDYVTHIDHGIGKFGGLKKIEVEGRQQEAIKLMYGERDILYVSIHSLHKISKYNGKDGAVPKIYKLGSAAWKKLKQKTKSRVKKIAFDLISVYAKRRLDKGFAYAPDSYLQHELEASFIYEDTPDQVTATQDIKNDMERERPMDRLICGDVGFGKTEVAIRAAFKAVDNGKQVAVLVPTTILAFQHYRTFTERLADMPVKVDYLNRFRTAKEKRETLAELAEGKVEIIIGTHQLVNKNVVFKDLGLLIVDEEQKFGVAVKDKLKAIKENVDVLTLTATPIPRTLQFSLMAARDLSVITTPPPNRYPIESHVIRLSESSIRDAISYELQRGGQVFFIHNRIQNIKEVAGMLQRLVPDAKIRVGHGQMEGKKLETLMLAFMNGEFDVLVSTTIVESGLDVTNANTIFINNANNFGLSDLHQMRGRVGRSNKKAFCYFITPPYHVMTTEARKRIEALEQFTELGSGFNIAMKDLEIRGAGDLLGGEQSGFINEIGFETYQKILAEAIDELKENEFKDLYEDDGKEKSYVKETQIDSDFELLFPDDYVNNITERLNLYTELNSISDEEELQEYQLHLRDRFGPLPESVEDLLNSVRIKWFASKIGIEKVVMKKGKLLGYFVSDQQSAFYQSNTFTKVLQYVQSHAGICRIKEKQTRNGLRLLLIFENVGSTDKALDVLRPIVGETEEISQPAS, from the coding sequence GTGACGAAAAGCACCATTCCTTTACTATACGAAGAGTCTCCGAAACTCAGGAAACTCAGGGAAGCTATTGTTCAATCTCAAAATAAAACGATACTCAAAGGGCTTGTAGGCTCTGCGAGATCCTTGGTAGTAGCCGAGGCTTTCAGATTGTCTGAGCAACCCTTTCTGTGGATATTAAGGGACAAAGAAGAGGCCGCGTATTGTCTCAATGATCTGGAACAGTTTTTCGGAGATCAAAAAGTATTCTTTTATCCCGGTAGTTACCGCAGGCCTTATCAGATCGAAGAAACAGATAATGCGAATGTCTTGCTCAGGGCAGAAGTGCTCAATCGTATCAATTCCAGAAAAAAGCCGGCTATCATTGTCACCTATCCCGATGCCTTATTTGAAAAAGTAGTCACCAGGAAGGAACTGGCCAGGAATACCCAGAAAATTAAGGTGGGAGATACTCTTTCGCTGGACTTTTTAAATGAAGTCTTGTTTGAGTATCGCTTCCACAGGGTTGATTTTGTTACAGAACCCGGTGAATTTGCCGTTCGTGGTGGTATTGTCGATGTTTTTTCATTCTCTCATGACCAGCCCTATCGGATTGAGTTTTTCGGAGATGAAATAGACAGTATCAGAACCTTTGATGTTGAAACTCAACTTTCCACGGAAAAAGTAAAAAAGATCACCATCATCCCGAATGTCGAAAACAAGTTTTTAAAAGAATCCCGTGAGAGTTTTCTAAAATATATCGATGCAAATACCGCCATTTTTGTCAGCGATCAGGAGGTGCTACAAGAGCGAATTTCCGAATTTTTTAAAAAGGCTAAATTAGCTTTTGCCGAACTCTCCGAAGAAATCCAGCATTCTCATCCGGAAGAACTTTTTACTAGTCCGGAAACCATCAAGACCGAACTTCAGCAATTTCCCCTGATCACTTTCGAATCAGATCAGCAATCCGAAGGGCCGGGCGATATCGTATTTCACACCAAACCGCAACCGGTATTTAACAAAAAGTTCGATCTCCTTCTAGCCAACCTGAATGAAAATGAAGACAAAGGATTCAGCAATTACATTTTCTGTTCCTCTGAGCAGCAGGCCCGGAGATTTCATGATATCTTTGATCAGATAGGAAAATCTGTTCACTATCAAACGCTTGTTGCTCCACTTCACGAAGGATTTATTGATGAAGATGCAAAATTGGCCTGTTATACCGATCATCAGATCTTTGAGCGCTACCACAAGTTCCAGATTAAAAATGGCTACGCTAAAAAACAGGCGATTACCCTTAAGGAACTCAATAAACTCACGGTTGGGGATTACGTTACCCATATTGATCACGGGATAGGTAAATTTGGCGGACTTAAAAAAATAGAGGTTGAAGGCAGACAGCAGGAGGCTATTAAACTGATGTATGGTGAACGCGATATCCTATACGTAAGCATCCATTCCCTGCACAAGATTTCCAAATACAATGGGAAAGACGGGGCCGTCCCTAAAATTTACAAGCTGGGGTCCGCGGCGTGGAAGAAACTTAAACAAAAGACCAAATCAAGGGTCAAGAAAATTGCCTTTGACCTTATCAGCGTTTATGCCAAGAGGAGACTCGACAAAGGTTTTGCCTACGCTCCGGACAGTTATCTACAACACGAGTTGGAGGCTTCCTTTATATATGAAGATACTCCAGATCAGGTTACAGCTACTCAGGATATCAAAAATGATATGGAGCGGGAAAGGCCTATGGACCGTCTAATCTGTGGAGATGTTGGATTTGGTAAAACCGAAGTAGCCATCCGCGCAGCATTTAAAGCCGTTGACAATGGCAAACAGGTTGCCGTCCTGGTACCTACCACTATTCTAGCATTCCAGCATTACAGGACATTTACAGAACGTCTTGCTGATATGCCTGTAAAAGTGGATTATTTAAATCGATTCAGAACCGCAAAGGAAAAACGGGAAACCCTGGCAGAGCTGGCTGAAGGCAAGGTTGAAATAATCATCGGAACACATCAGTTGGTAAATAAGAATGTGGTGTTTAAGGACCTGGGACTTCTCATCGTTGATGAAGAACAAAAATTTGGAGTTGCCGTAAAGGACAAACTCAAAGCCATCAAGGAGAATGTAGATGTGCTTACCCTTACCGCCACACCTATCCCGAGGACCCTCCAATTTAGCCTTATGGCAGCACGTGACCTTTCAGTGATTACTACTCCTCCCCCAAACCGCTACCCTATTGAAAGCCATGTGATCAGACTCTCCGAATCAAGTATCAGGGATGCCATCTCTTATGAATTGCAAAGAGGCGGGCAAGTATTTTTTATCCACAACCGGATACAGAACATTAAAGAAGTGGCCGGAATGTTGCAACGCCTGGTACCTGATGCCAAAATCAGAGTAGGCCACGGACAAATGGAAGGGAAAAAACTAGAGACCCTGATGCTGGCATTTATGAACGGAGAATTTGATGTGTTGGTCTCCACAACCATCGTGGAAAGCGGCCTCGACGTTACTAATGCCAATACCATCTTTATAAACAATGCAAATAATTTTGGTCTGAGTGACCTTCACCAAATGAGGGGAAGAGTTGGTAGAAGTAATAAAAAGGCCTTTTGTTATTTTATCACGCCTCCCTACCACGTTATGACCACCGAAGCGAGAAAGCGAATTGAGGCCCTGGAACAATTCACCGAATTGGGAAGCGGATTTAATATCGCTATGAAGGATTTGGAAATACGGGGTGCCGGTGACCTGCTTGGGGGAGAACAAAGCGGATTTATAAATGAGATCGGTTTTGAGACCTATCAAAAGATTCTGGCTGAAGCCATAGACGAATTAAAGGAAAATGAATTCAAAGATCTCTACGAAGATGATGGCAAAGAGAAGAGTTATGTGAAAGAGACGCAGATTGATTCCGACTTTGAACTCCTGTTCCCTGACGATTACGTGAATAATATTACTGAAAGGCTTAATCTTTACACCGAACTGAATTCCATTTCAGACGAAGAAGAGCTGCAGGAATACCAGCTTCATCTGCGCGACAGGTTTGGCCCCTTGCCGGAATCGGTCGAAGACTTGTTAAATTCTGTTCGGATTAAATGGTTCGCCAGTAAAATTGGTATTGAGAAGGTTGTGATGAAAAAAGGTAAATTACTGGGCTATTTTGTCAGCGACCAACAGTCGGCTTTCTATCAAAGTAATACATTTACAAAGGTGCTGCAATACGTGCAATCGCATGCTGGAATTTGCAGGATCAAAGAAAAGCAAACCCGGAACGGACTTAGATTACTACTGATTTTTGAAAATGTAGGTTCAACCGATAAAGCACTGGATGTTTTACGACCAATAGTGGGAGAGACCGAAGAAATTTCACAGCCCGCTTCCTGA